The following coding sequences lie in one Schistosoma mansoni strain Puerto Rico chromosome 3, complete genome genomic window:
- a CDS encoding serine/threonine kinase — MIESKVRSLQYIFEFPQITDLFNVSERQGQGTFASVLAVRSKQDPDESKYYALKMIIPTVDVRRIENEIRILRRLGGKHNVIQMHTAMRIRDHVFILMPFIDYIPFTEYYLTADEKEIRRYMRALLSALAHVHKYKVIHRDVKPTNFLMDQKTKQFFLVDFGLAHSEDISENNQRVNVTNRENSYTHKRDCVDSTSTLFAYKCNSKIDNKSSFKGASVKSSQTISNNLTQSLGQGGCVCGSRLTVCRGCRHLPRAPTVRRGGTLGFRPPEVMMRHIEQTTAVDIWAVGIIFISFLSGRYPFIKVEDDLDVLHAFTHLIGYERMQMGARSIGRRLLLDPRPPPMEASDSPVMWLKIRLYEKKFAGLPPLLRKTSTKSTNLTNDNSIQTTELSNGKPMIALSSTHIFPTSAYDLLARLLEPCPQKRITAQDALHHPYFCNDKTQRHSSIPIKYPNIQSSALLHKRTSRSSFCETTTNFIPRPQFC, encoded by the exons ATGATTGAAAGCAAAGTCCGAAGCTTGCAGTATATTTTTGAGTTCCCTCAAATTACAGACCTATTCAATGTCTCTGAACGACAAGGACAAGGTACATTCGCCTCTGTCTTAGCAGTCAGAAGTAAACAAGATCCTGACGAATCTAAGTATTACGCTTTGAAAATGATCATCCCAACAGTCGATGTTCGTagaattgaaaatgaaattcgtATTCTGAGAAGACTGGG tggTAAACATAATGTAATTCAAATGCATACAGCAATGCGGATCCGTGATCATGTCTTCATTTTAATGCCTTTTATTGATTACATCCCTTTCACA GAATATTATCTAACTGCAGACGAGAAAGAAATCAGACGATATATGCGCGCACTGCTCTCAGCTTTAGCCCATGTTCATAAATACAAAGTAATTCACCGTGATGTAAAGCCTACAAACTTTCTTATGGATCAAAAAACGAAACA ATTTTTTCTCGTAGATTTTGGTCTGGCACATTCTGAAGA CATATCAGAGAATAACCAGCGTGTAAATGTAACAAACAGAGAAAACAGTTATACTCATAAACGAGATTGCGTGGATTCTACAAGCACATTATTCGCTTACAAGTGTAATTCAAAAATTGataataaatcatcatttaaaGGCGCATCTGTCAAATCCagtcaaacaatatcaaataacCTAACACAATCTTTAGGACAAGGAGGATGTGTTTGTGGTTCACGTCTCACTGTATGTCGTGGTTGTCGACATTTACCTCGAGCACCAACTGTTCGTAGAGGTGGAACACTTGGATTTAGACCTCCGGAAGTAATGATGCGTCATATCGAACAAACAACTGCTGTTGATATATGGGCTGTTGGgattatatttatttctttCCTTTCTGGTCGTTATCCTTTTATAAAAGTAGAAGATGATTTAGATGTATTGCATGCTTTCACTCATCTAATTGGATATGAACGTATGCAAATGGGTGCCAGAAGCATTGGTAGGAGACTGTTACTTGATCCTAGACCACCACCTATGGAAGCTAGTGATTCACCTGTTATGTGGCTCAAAATAAG ATTATACGAGAAAAAATTTGCTGGTCTACCTCCTTTACTACGTAAAACTTCAACAAAGTCAACTAATTTAACTAATGATAATTCTATACAAACTACAGAATTATCTAATGGAAAACCAATGATTGCTTTATCTTCAACGCATATCTTTCCTACTTCAGCTTATGATCTATTAGCTCGTCTATTAGAACCATGCCCACAAAAACGTATTACTGCTCAAGATGCACTTCATCATCCATATTTTTGTAATGATAAAACTCAACGACATTCTAGTATACCAATCAAATATCCAAATATACAATCAAGTGCCTTACTTCATAAACGTACATCTCGTTCAAGTTTTTgtgaaacaacaacaaatttTATACCAAGACCACAATTTTGTTAA